The region CTGAGAggtcataaatttattaacagtGGCATTTAATTGTTCAAACATTACCTCActtcttgattttttctttttggattttttaaagtaaaaactattatctttttttaccaACTCTTCAGATTTAGAACTTGACGGAGTAGTTTCAATGTCTATATGTTCACAGTTTACTAACTCATTAacacaattattaaaattattcacttctgcagttttttcaataataacattcaTGCCTGAGgaacttttcaaaaaagttggtAATGTGGTTGGTTTGTCACTAAGAACCTTATCAATTTCATCAAAGCAGGATGGTTTTTTGGAAGGACCAGTCCCACTTGTATTTcgtttattatcaatataattgCGATATGCACTTGTCAATGTGTGAATTCTTGTTTTACACATCTCTTTATCTCTGTCTTCATATCCAGAAGCTTGCAAGAATAGCAAAATTTCCTCCCAAATTTTTCCTTTtctaaaatccaaaaaatatgaagttatatatatatatatatatatatatatatatatatatatatatatatatatatatatatatatatatatatatatatatattgtgctAACTATCAAAGagaaataaatatcttgttgtaaaaagtacaatttataAACATTCATTTCCTTGTTTATTCAATATTAATGTAATTCGTAATCACTTCTTGTCTatttgtgatttatttaaactatttagtaACGAGtggtttgattttatttaacaagttaTTTCAATTTGATCCAACttaactgaaaaaaacaaaacaaaacctTGTGCATGACTTCAACTTTTCTTGGATATTATCTTCTGACCATTTactaattagtatttttgtttcCTCATCATCCCAATGTCTAGCTCTCTTTCtagatttaactttttcttCAGCAACAGCTTTTTCCTCCGCCATTTAAAAACAGTTCAGGGTAATAAAACGCAATTAAAACAACCTCGCGacgttgttttattaaaacaacttttaacgttgcgtgttttaattaaaaccaattttaaatttgatgagAATAGTAAAATGTAAAACGCGTTTAAAATACGACAATTAAAACGTGTTTTATCGTCAGTATGAACGgggtattataataataaatatagatttattaaaatgtcttttttgaaaaagtataaactttattCCGTCTATTAACGTGCCTGGTTGGCGCAGTTGGTTAGCGCGTCAGTCTCATAATCTGAAGGTCGTGAGTTCGACCCTCACACTAGGCATGTTTTACAACAAATAACTTTATTGCAGCTCcagcaattttgtttttttgggtTTGAGATAACAAACTTCCAGACagaatattttaagaaaatttggTGGGTAATTTACTAGTTATGTCTAACAACATTCATTTCAAGTGAGAGAGAATATTCTCACTCAGATGTTTGTCCTGCTGAAAGAAAATCGTACCATTGATAGCTGCCATTGTCCCGGTTTTTCCGTAAGAAAGCGCaatgaaaattttatctttaattagtTTAGCGCTATAATTACCGTCTTTTGGTCATTCTGACCCCCCAGCGAAATAACGGTTTTGGCATCTCCAGCTCTTGAAATGTAGATATGAATTTGGAAGATAAACGTCTGCGTTGTTTGAGTTGGTTTTTAAAAGCTCTAGAGCGTCCAATGTAATTGGAACAGAATCCTATCTGGAAAGAGGATAagagattcaaaaaaaaagataaatagagAATTAGCTTTTTTTCGCCTTTCAAGCTCAGATAAAAGTTGATCCATGATGATAATAACCTCAGCAATCGTTTTTCCTCTTCCAGTAGAATCTTATGCCTCAATAAACATCAATTCGTCAGCGTTTGCGTCATGTTAGAGTTTGCGCAtccttttttgtttcttgtcAGCAGTATACTTGTCGGTGTTTACCAATTTCATAGCTTCTATTGTCAAATGTCAAAACTTGAAATGACCTCTTGAACAGAAATAGACAGAGAGTTATATGGTTTATTCAACACTTAGATTAAtttcaataagtatttttttcactttattgaACTTTTCCATAATTGTGCTCCAGATGATTATAATGACGGTTGTCTCCAGCTGATCCATTTTCCTGAGGAAATTAATTACGTTTCGTCATTGTTCAGTTTATTTAAGGcgagtttaaagtttaaacgaATATTTCAGTTTGTTTGtttctttctttctttgttaattcacctccccaaggcccagaaggccactacagacgaggaggctacttaattgtggttataaccttctctcaactctataactccgaaacacgaaccttgacaaacaaggccgatGCGCTGAGAAACaagttatacaaatatataaatactgtTGACAAATacgaacttaaaaaaacttattttcataaCTATAGCTTGCAACTAATAAAAACCCATTTGAAGAGTAGAACACGCATCTGCACATGCAGACCATCTATTCTGTAAGAGACTTTTTGGAACGTTTACACCTTTTTCCAGTTTTGGTATCAAGACTTTCGATTGACGCATTGAAACAGAAAAATAGTAATTGCTGAAGATAGTTATCTAACTGTTGAAGATAGCTAAAGAAAGAAGCAGCTGCCACACAAGACTCATCTGCTACAACACCAACTAGGTTCAAAGAATGGCCGGCGTATGGAACATATTCAGCAAGCGGATTTAACTCCTTAAAATCGGTTTGAAACATAGTTTAGAACCCACACCTATTCAAAAGGCATTACTCTATGAATAACCACGGCAATCACTGATATTGATACCGTGCATGTCTAGTGTCTTTTCGATAAAATTAAGTACGTGACCTTTCATtggaataaataataaaaaaccttcAACTGGTTTTCTGTCAGGGATAACGTATCAAGTAACAAAAGTGAGTTGATCTACGTGCAAAACGTCTTGTTGAACCAATGATAAATAGATAGTAATTGGCATCTTTAAGTTTGAAAActataggaaaaaaatttataatgataattGTAGGAAAGAAAtttgacaatataaaaaattttatttccaactttttaaagcaatttcaaagtcaaataaaaaaattaaagcaatttaTAACTTTCAATTATTTGTAAAAGCGAATCGCCAAATTTCTAGATAAACTCTTCGCATATGTTAGCTGATAGATAGGAACATTTACTTTGGTTTACTTAAGTGTTTATATGTTTAGCTAAAAACGGGTTCTATTCAACTAGTAACTCTAATGAGTCAAAAAAATttccattatttatttttactctgAAACTGTTTAACAAAGTTCAATCAACCTAGAATTTCATTCGCTTCAATTAACAAAGATAGAGATTGCATTATTATGTTCAGCAAATTACTCATGCTCATTATGCTCACAAATGAGCATGATAAGCATGAGTATGAGCAAACATTCCAGCATTGTCATGAGTTTCAGACCTTGAAATACTAGTGGTGCTAAAGTctctttttgctgtttttttgtGATGAACTTAATTAGACCATTATTTTGACGTATATAGCAGGGTCGGTAGAAAATACTTTGACATTCTGAGTTGATTTTTCCCTATTTACACTAATGGAGTCCAAAGTTGCTTCCACCGCCTCTTGTAATAATGTATCAGATTAATTTTTTGCGAAAAGTATTTTCAACATTGGCAAGGACCCAAttcgttttaaattttcttttttctttcttttgtcTCCAAGACTTTCTCTTGCTAtagatgaataaaattaacatgGATGAGCCTATAGGCTCATCCATGTGAATTTTATTCATTGATCACttctaacttatttttttattctaaaagttCAAATGATATTTcactaatatttttgattataacaaatgatttaaattaatttacttttaaaaaataattttggaataaaataattcttaacgaaaatttttttttctgtattgaAATTTCTGTATTACGCTGcctaatttttacttttgtttttcaaaagttttcaaattctttttatgtacatataattctttttatgtTCATAAttgtagttaaaaattatagatatgTTGTGACTTGATTACCAATTTATGCTATATTTCCGTGTAACATAATATTTGTGATATGATATCTAGCTGTatgtttaaattgttgtttgaaCCTAAGAGAATAAGCACACATACCTTTATTACTTGACTTTGTTTTATTCGCAATTATATTCACATACTATGTTTatgtatcaaaatatttatttatatgtatatattttgcttttttcactGAGTTACTTATTACTGTGTTCCTAACTGTGGttagacattttaaatatgaatCAATGTGACTATCAACTCATGTTGTATGTCTGTGGTACATATAATATGGGTAATGATATCTATGTAAATGTCACTATTGGCAtttctatataaatactaaaaccCTATATAATAAAACCCTAATCAGGGTTAAGCATCAAGAGAACAAACTAAGATCAAAGCACATCATCCCATCATAAAATACTGGTGTTCTACAAATTTGAGCACGTGCTCTATTTTAGCAAGGTAGTGTCCGCAGGGTGTCGACCATTGGTCAGGCGCCAGACCTTCGAAACTCCCTGATGACAACTTATGGTCCTGATGAGAATGTCATCTTGACGCTACATGGGTAATTGGATAATAAAACACTTATATTTTAATCGTATACCACTCAATAGACTGATGCTTGTCATTCTAAGATTTATACtagtatttttagtatttatctTTGCTGATTTATGCCTATAGAGTTATACTTAACTCAAATTGGGTCATTAAAACATTACTCTAACACCTATTTAACACAACAAATGTGTGAAATAACAAGTGTAATGTACATAAgacatataaataatttatggaTGTCTtagaatatatatgtatgtccaTGGGGTATTTGTGTGTGCTTACACATGCGTAAGCACATATATACTCATATGTGTTTGTATGAATATATACGTAACTATGTTTTATCAGTGGGTGTATGTgcatatgtatgtatctatgtatatatttgtagaCAGATACATACctatttttatgtatatgtatgtatgtttatgggtgtatatatatgtataagggtatgtgtatatatatatatatatatatatatatatatatatatatatatatatatatacatttagttGGTGTGTGTGTATAGCCAGAATGCATAACCACTGCCCAGTACTACCTAGTTTTACATATTATGTACATCAGGCTGTACATAATATGTCTAATGTTACTATAGGTATACATGatatttaatacataattaCTGTTAAATACACTATAGGTACTACAtctaatattctttttatagtCACTGCAtctttttactatatatatttatcataccTATAACTCAAGCCACACCAcactaactatatataaaacaaatcatTCTACTCCAAATATTCTACTCCAAATATTCTACTCCAGCTCTGTTACATACACCATCTGataactacttaaaaaacgaataattctactccaACTCTGTGACATACACCCATACACATCCCTCTATAAAAGATAAGTAATAACacttaaattataacttaaatattcaCACATGTTTTTGTTAATGTATCATTCTCACACTgttaaaatactataataatgCTAATAAAGAGTTATTAAGCTAAGGAggctaataaaaaaacacaaattcaCATTATTACTAGATACCACATGACTCAATTTTGATAACCAGCTTCTAACCACTAATATTGTTTTGATACTAAAAACTCATACTAAAGACACAAGTCACCATGAATATAAGTAAACACTATCTCAACCATACTATACATACAGTTTGTTTAATTGACAAGAGGCTACCTGCTGttttataaaacgaataattcttCTCCACTTCAGATACTCCTGTTAAAATTACATGACATTTTCACAGTTATAACTTATACAAAATTCCATATAACCTTAGATTATtagttgtaaaatatatatatatatatatatatatatatatatatatatatatatatatatatatatatatatatatatatgtatatatatatatatatatatatatatatatatatatatatatatatatatatatatatatatatatatatatatatatatatatatatatatagattattagTTGTAAAATGTATATACAAGTTCATGTTACTATATTGGTGTAATTCTGTTTAAATTATCCAGATTATCTAGTTGCAATAgtctgttattttaaaatacatgttATTGGACTTCTAGTATTCACGCCAAGCTTACGTTACACCAGTTTTAATGACTTTCAACCAATTTTATACTAACAACTCATACCATCAAGACATTTTATTACAGTAGACACACACAAGCACACAGCATTGACTGTCTACATTACATACACATCTACAAGACTCAAAACAGTTCACAGCTCTTACTGACCCTCGTTATACTGCAAAAAAGCACTGCACTTATCGACATTTCAAAAAAGTGACTTACAGTTGTATGCAAGTTGTACTGAGCCCCACTAAATGTCCTCTGGTCTCAGTGTCAATTCAGAAGTCTGTGGCAATCGTCCTGACAGGATACTCTGAGAATAGTCATTTTGGGATAGCACAATGAGATACCTTGACAAGATACCCTGGTGTATACCCAGAGTGGAACTTCTTTTGGGATGCCGGTCTCGTGTAAAAGTTGGAGGTCTTCTTGTGTTCATACTGTACCATAAGGCGCGAATCCATACTGTACTCGAGACGTCCATGACACACTTAAATCGACAATGTATGTTTACCACCCTAAAAATACAGGCCACATGATAACTacttataaaacgaataattctgCTCCATCACTGGTACTGTCTACACATCACACTTGATACTAACGACAATTTAGTAAAACAACAGTATATGACTCTTATCTCgactattgtttatttttattgcttatttttacaacattatacttatcatttttttagtaattttctACTTTGAGGCTCTTTGTTTTCCactggacatctgtccttttgtacttttatctcactctgctcaactctttttaacttattattcatccctaaggcgttcactgctcggtGCAGCTTCACTAAAATGCTTTgcatttacaacaaaaaaaaattttctgtattGAAATTTCTGTATTACGCTGCCTGatttttacttctgtttttcaaacgttataattaaaaagtttgtgtaAAAGGTTTCAAATGAAACCTTTACACAAACTTTTCAAGACGCAATGTAACAAAGTTCACACGCTTAGGGCTTGTCCATATTGGACTTTTATTTcaacccccccccctccctcagTATTTTGTtgtacgcttttttgagtacccgCCACCTCCCTATAAGTGCCTACGCTTTAACCTACCTATCTaccattttatgatatttttttatgatattttagtttCTCCTTATTTCTATAATTGACCACCTGTCTTTCATTTTAGAGGGCGACAAGGTTTGTGGGTGACACATTAACTcctagaaacatttttttcgaGAATCGCACTTGtgataaatacattttatcGATGCCTTTATTTGCCTTTTATCATAACTATTAAGTACGTATAAAACACCAAATAATCTAAAGTTTGAGTTTGCTAAGTTTACTTGGGTTAACAattatcgttaaaaaaaaaagaaacattcaaAATTATTCCAATGgtttggttatttaaaaatatgtttattactgAGAGCACGcataaagaaagaaatttacTTTTCTGCtagtttatacaaatttttttctgcaaGATTTCATTTCCTGCGGGTGCAGAATGTTTGTTGGACATCTTGAGAGCATCATACTGACTTGTGACGTCTATAAGGCGTTGCAAAGACGTGTTAAggacgtctgtgcccgctgggttaaagcaaaattatttattgataattcaaAGTCAATGCTGTCAGCAAACTcacaattattataattattgtcaaTTCGTAAAGATATTTTTTGCCATTGCTGAtcacaaataatttttgataatcttTAGTGTGCTGAAACTTCTCTCATCATAAGCAAATGCAAAAAGGAAGAGCCAAGTCCATTTTGCAGAGTATAGACAAGTTAGAAAAACATTGTTGTCATGTATTTCTCTGTTAAAAAGGGATATAAATCTTTCATTCTTTCAGTCATCATTGCTGGAGATATGATGCATACATCTTTGAAAGTAGGGCCGGCGCAAGTAAATTTTAAGTGGAGACGGGTGCCAGAAACATTTTTACacataaaaacaaatctaaattGTTCCACAATGTTAAAATCAGTTtacttataattgttttttttgttttttcatttacaaaaacaagTCGTTTACCGTTTGCAATGTGACCATCTGTCATTGTGCAATAAAATGGCCTAGCACTATAAAGTATGATGATGGAAATAAAtgataatactttaaatatattcacAAAGTCTAATTTTGAATACCTTATATTTTTGATGCCACAGATATTTAATGGGCAAATACTTTGTGGTCGGGCAATATAATAAAGTCTTCCTCACACACACAACCATTAAAATCTCTTCGTCCCGAAGAGATTTTAATGGGTGAGTGTGTGTGATGTATGGGTGtgtgtgtatctgttttttgccaactaaagccaaaaaataattttgccaACTAActtatttggcaaaaaaaaaaaaaagttcatcttTGGCCGACATTTACCGACTGCCAACTATATATCCAATTTTGCCGATTCCAGTGTCCATATTCCGATTAATAAAATTcgtagattttaataaaataaataaaactggttttatttattttattaaaaaattgttatttatttaaaagcatttagttattaaaaagaaCAGTATGGTCATACCGTCACATCGACGTCCATAGTTCACCAGCTAACCAATAAAAAGGTTAATTTTCTGATTAAAGATCCtagtttgccaacataaaaTGATGTAtagtagggggggggggggtacaGTGGCCTATGCACACATGCAATCCCATATACACTGGCCCTGGGGGCCATCtataaaggacgtcatccaaaCAGGGGGGGAGAGGGTCCAGATtaaaaggacaaaaaaggacAAAGGGGAGGGGGTcatcagaaaaggacgtcactttatataattttttatatgtaaacatatGAAGTTAACGTGAGGGAATGGTATGCTTTTATTTATCGTAATATAGGAAAGAAATTCgtgttgatatttatttaaattttatttttgtaaatataaatgtattgaatatattacaattaattatatattgcTCAACCCTTAGTAGTTTCTCGTATCATTTATATCATTAGTTGATCGCTACGTGTTTTTGCGCtaattctttttgcaaaatttgtcCCCAAGGACTTAGTGTTGATatcatttatgatttttaaatagagttttgcaaatatttgtCTGAAGGGAATTGCTCTAGGTattcaaatacatttttaatatcaactgtttatcaaaatacaatatCTATACAAAGCTTAAGGAGGTAATTATCTGAATTGCGACTTATATTTAAGGCAGGGCAGTGGATCTTCTTTTGGAGAAACAGAACTTTGAATTTGCTGGAAAGAGCTGTGCCTCGATCTTTTCAGGTCTGATGATTGACCAGTTTCCAACGGTGGCCGAGTATATCGATCTAGACAAAAAGACGGAGCTCGATGTCCATCATCTCTTATCATAGGATCAGGACTGGTTCGCCTCTCATGTGCGCACCAGTCAATATTTCACTCAAATTGTGAAATGTGAAGATCCCGGATGTTGCTCTTTGAAAAGGAGCTCTTACTTATATGTTATTCCTGGTCGATTTCTGCCTCCACCTATTCCAATCAGCCAGTCAGAAGATGGCTTGAAAGCTGTATCCATTTCAGACGTCGCCAGCAAGAATCGTTTTCCTTCTGTAACTTTTCTTATCGTTTCAAATATTCAGAGCACCATTCCTCAATCATTGAAATCATTCAAACCTCCTCCTTACGATCTGTTTTGTCCCTCTGTGCAATCAAGTTTGTCTCAGAAAATCTGCAGGCACTGTAACTTGTACTTCGCCTCTCAAGTCATGCTCAAAAAGCATGTCAACTTTGCTCATTCCAATGTTATTAACCGAATGGCTATTACACTTTTGCAAGTCAGGCCTGTTCGCATTGCCGCCAAGCGCAAAAGAGAGTTAATGGCCTTAGTTGCAGTAGAAGAGAACGCGGCCTTTGATGAATGGTTCGATGAGGACGAAATCGAAACGGAGGacctttataatttttttttttttttacaacaatcattattatatatttcaaaagcaaataatatttacatGTCTCCAATTTGTATAAATGCCCACcacaattatttacaatatctAAAGAGCGTTAATAATGCTGTTTTACGCATGCGCGTTTGACATTTTAACTCATGcgagttaaaataataattttaaaaattcgtgGTTATATAAAGTGCTGGTTATATAAAGTGCTGGtaacccatgcatttaaaaaatatacgcaAGTCGCACCAcagggctactagggacttgcttgtCGTTGTcgttgaaaatatatattatttgttgaaaatatatattaacatatattagTAGTACTATGTAAatgtaaggaaactcgcagaagactaagaaaagtctttttatcgagaacctttaaaatacaaaataaactaaaaatttaaagagtaaagacacacattaattttttgagGTCTACTGTTcagtaatattttacttttttttaatttatgttttattttttttttaatttatttttatagcttaaattgttctttttacattttattatattaggggaaaggcgcctatgatggcataccggtcatattcccattaaaattggttttggtaaaaaaatgattagacCTACATGACTATACtgactttacattagttttagtgAAAAAACGTCCCTTGTGCAcaagtattgtttttataatcaacaaaaatcgattttgggatgtgctgttgtagttttatttcattcatatatttaagattgtgattttactattaattgtgcagaaatgaaattttcatgcattttatattcaagttttgtgcatttagtggaatagttactttaattttatcttttgaacaaaGCATACACagcttgttttaatgaaaatgatgacttttACCCATGATGGCATACTGACGAGTTGGGGGTGTTGAAATATTGACGAGAtaggaaaacctttttttttttatgaggaaaacttatttttaagtaaagttaaaagaaagcgatgctccaaaattttttttttggtccaaAAAATACGTAAAACGCAATATATCCTATGCGCATGCGCAAAATTGTACAATGCTGGTGTGTAGCATGAAATGGTAAATTAGGATGGTTTCGAGTAATTTCTGGCTTTTCTGAGGGAAGACTCTAAGGTTAAATGAAATCATTAAGTTACCCTCGATCCTAACTAGCCCCATCCTtccctatgccatcataggagcagtgattgcctatgatggcatacttgtgcttttttttgcaataagaataacttataaaaaaaataaaactgatgaaaactcCCAGAGTAATTATTGTTCTAGATGTAACAAGGAATAtatccatatcaaaacttttattattggtcttcaggatactgaataatgaagcttcaaagttaagtatgccatcataggcgcctttcccctatttgttcttttatatttaatacatatcgataaaattggatttgttaattatgagatcttttaattttttcttcagggCAATAAGGTTATCCAATTtagtaagttctatattttgaggtattgttttgttgtataaataggGGCCACGGTATACAATTGAAAATCTcgaaagtgttttttttttttacgggcGATGTAAAGTTTCCGGTTACTCGTGTGATATATCTGTTGGCgttggtttgaaaaaaattattagtaaaatgagTTGGGACAAGTCCGAGCTTATA is a window of Hydra vulgaris chromosome 15, alternate assembly HydraT2T_AEP DNA encoding:
- the LOC136091408 gene encoding uncharacterized protein LOC136091408 yields the protein MAEEKAVAEEKVKSRKRARHWDDEETKILISKWSEDNIQEKLKSCTRKGKIWEEILLFLQASGYEDRDKEMCKTRIHTLTSAYRNYIDNKRNTSGTGPSKKPSCFDEIDKVLSDKPTTLPTFLKSSSGMNVIIEKTAEVNNFNNCVNELVNCEHIDIETTPSSSKSEELVKKDNSFYFKKSKKKKSRSEVMFEQLNATVNKFMTSQADIGHKILESILENHKQEESCVILKVRQVEDLYFIEIELSLADLTLEKLTCTIKEEFSVQDNASLLITKLPNVLIRNDKDVKRLKSGTEIEFLIMIKKM